In a genomic window of Halobiforma lacisalsi AJ5:
- a CDS encoding twin-arginine translocase subunit TatC: protein MSSAVDEDTARAINSGRETLGAMLSTAQTHLQKVFIVFVVGFMGAFYALRVYIWDFLEETAQAEMSPYVAQSTDVITRTPFEVILLQAKIGMFVGAIVALPALLYFAREPLRERGYDSVVPISKGYLAGFGLTAFVLFWGGIFYAYGIFFPYAFDFLASNAVSAGVKPSFGITEFTQFMALLTLSFGLAAQLPLFMGVLSYTEIVPYETFRDKWRHAIVGVTVFGALFSPPDPFTLIMWAMPMVGLYVFSLGLAKVVSNVRRRGAAEAPGSGRGTDHIKQVVLRFVGMLVALAVATAAAVNQGGFDLLRTTVYPSLPDYLRPENGQVGGLESIAVEYGLLGDVAVGLIVAVVVGFLLLFGYTLKVLQGPVYPREDDLRNAADPDDVDFETLEAADIEDVPPQVFLAMSEDDALEYSRQAMYDDDREKAEAILNRFDTLDGDTTGADDAGGTSGASGASGTPADSSEEEQEEESVVASTAAGMLDPFTEDETTEDDIGGYAYDIAFVLNSLTSKMFRIVAVFMLVMGGTFFWLYQGGLGGVLATFLDRVPEEVLQEVAVRNDVDPSGMPLEQLITQMDIVIALHPVEVLIFEVKVSVLAAAVAVLPMVLYYSWPALKERGLVYGDRRVFILWGGGLAGGFAFGTYLGFFWIAPAVISYLVSDAITNGMVVSYRISSFFWLVIFTTLGIGFLFNIVVTMALFHVGGIVSYRTMLRGWRPVVVGIFAVAAIASPKGILTMLMVAIPIALTYVLGLAVLYLLTGGGRLFGGEGGGPDLETGLLGR, encoded by the coding sequence ATGAGTTCTGCCGTCGACGAGGACACCGCCCGGGCGATCAACTCCGGGCGCGAGACCCTCGGCGCGATGCTCTCGACCGCTCAGACGCACCTCCAGAAGGTGTTCATCGTCTTCGTCGTCGGCTTCATGGGCGCGTTCTACGCCCTCCGGGTCTACATCTGGGACTTCCTCGAGGAAACGGCCCAGGCCGAGATGAGCCCGTACGTCGCCCAGTCGACCGACGTCATTACGCGGACGCCGTTCGAGGTGATACTGTTACAGGCGAAGATCGGCATGTTCGTGGGAGCCATCGTCGCCCTTCCCGCGCTCCTGTACTTCGCACGCGAACCCCTTCGGGAGCGGGGGTACGACAGCGTCGTCCCGATCTCGAAGGGGTACCTGGCCGGCTTCGGCCTCACCGCCTTCGTCCTGTTCTGGGGCGGCATCTTCTACGCCTACGGCATCTTCTTCCCGTACGCGTTCGACTTCCTCGCGAGCAACGCCGTCAGCGCCGGCGTCAAACCGAGCTTCGGGATCACCGAATTCACGCAGTTCATGGCGCTGCTGACGCTTTCCTTCGGCCTCGCGGCTCAGCTCCCGCTCTTTATGGGAGTGCTCTCCTACACCGAGATCGTCCCCTACGAGACGTTCCGCGACAAGTGGCGCCACGCGATCGTCGGCGTCACCGTCTTCGGGGCCCTGTTCTCCCCGCCGGACCCGTTCACGCTGATCATGTGGGCGATGCCGATGGTCGGCCTCTACGTCTTCAGCCTCGGGCTCGCGAAGGTCGTCTCGAACGTCCGTCGGCGCGGGGCCGCCGAAGCGCCCGGATCCGGTCGTGGCACCGACCACATCAAGCAGGTCGTCCTCCGGTTCGTCGGCATGCTGGTCGCCCTTGCGGTCGCGACGGCCGCCGCAGTGAACCAGGGCGGCTTCGACCTCCTTCGGACGACCGTCTACCCGTCCCTGCCCGACTACCTCCGGCCCGAGAACGGCCAGGTCGGCGGCCTCGAGTCGATCGCCGTCGAGTACGGACTCCTGGGCGACGTCGCCGTCGGACTGATCGTCGCCGTTGTCGTCGGCTTCCTCCTCCTCTTTGGCTACACGCTGAAAGTGCTGCAGGGGCCGGTCTACCCCCGCGAGGACGACCTCCGGAACGCCGCCGATCCCGACGACGTCGACTTCGAGACGCTCGAGGCGGCGGACATCGAGGACGTTCCCCCGCAGGTGTTCCTCGCGATGTCCGAAGACGACGCCCTGGAGTACTCCCGGCAGGCGATGTACGACGACGACCGGGAGAAGGCCGAGGCGATCCTGAACCGGTTCGACACCCTCGACGGCGACACGACCGGCGCTGACGATGCCGGCGGGACCTCCGGGGCCTCCGGAGCCTCCGGGACGCCGGCCGACTCGAGCGAGGAAGAGCAAGAGGAAGAAAGCGTCGTCGCCAGCACCGCCGCCGGCATGCTCGATCCGTTCACGGAAGACGAGACGACCGAGGACGACATCGGCGGCTACGCCTACGACATCGCCTTCGTCCTGAACAGCCTCACCTCGAAGATGTTCCGGATCGTAGCCGTGTTCATGCTCGTCATGGGCGGGACCTTCTTCTGGCTTTACCAGGGCGGCCTCGGCGGGGTGCTCGCGACGTTCCTCGACCGCGTGCCGGAGGAGGTCCTCCAGGAGGTGGCCGTCCGCAACGACGTCGATCCCAGCGGGATGCCCCTCGAGCAACTCATCACCCAGATGGATATCGTCATCGCGCTTCACCCCGTCGAAGTGCTGATCTTCGAGGTGAAGGTGAGCGTGCTGGCGGCGGCCGTCGCCGTGCTCCCGATGGTGCTGTACTACTCCTGGCCCGCCCTGAAAGAGCGCGGTCTGGTCTACGGCGACCGGCGCGTGTTCATCCTCTGGGGTGGCGGCCTGGCCGGCGGGTTCGCCTTCGGTACCTACCTCGGGTTCTTCTGGATCGCGCCCGCGGTCATCTCGTATCTGGTATCGGACGCCATCACCAACGGGATGGTCGTCTCCTACCGGATCAGCAGCTTCTTCTGGCTGGTGATCTTCACGACCCTCGGCATCGGCTTCCTGTTCAACATCGTCGTCACGATGGCGCTGTTCCACGTCGGCGGCATCGTCAGCTACCGGACGATGCTGCGGGGCTGGCGGCCGGTCGTCGTCGGCATCTTCGCCGTCGCCGCCATCGCGAGCCCGAAAGGGATCCTCACCATGTTGATGGTCGCGATCCCGATCGCGCTCACGTACGTGCTCGGACTCGCCGTCCTCTATCTCCTGACCGGCGGCGGACGGCTGTTCGGCGGCGAGGGCGGCGGTCCAGACCTCGAGACGGGGCTTCTCGGCCGGTAA
- a CDS encoding ribbon-helix-helix domain-containing protein has product MPKISVEIPEELLEDLDDHVGDDGKFVNRSDAIRASIRKTLDILDEIDERHDRLETDE; this is encoded by the coding sequence ATGCCGAAGATCAGCGTCGAAATCCCGGAGGAACTGCTCGAGGACCTCGACGATCACGTCGGCGACGACGGGAAGTTCGTCAATCGCAGCGACGCGATCCGGGCGTCGATCCGCAAAACCCTCGACATCTTAGACGAGATCGACGAGCGACACGATCGACTCGAGACCGACGAATAG
- a CDS encoding 23S rRNA (uridine(2552)-2'-O)-methyltransferase, with protein sequence MTGRDHYYNKAKQEGYRSRAAYKLKQLDELEGVIDRGDTVVDLGAAPGGWLQVAAETVGPEGKVIGVDLQRIDDLEDHDNVETIRGDMTEDRTRERVIDAAGGEVDAVVSDMAPNMSGEYSLDQARSLHLARQAFETALELLDAGGDFVVKVFEGPDVDDFRAEVEEEFQYVRATSPKASRDESSEIYFIGKGRITAPVRPGDELEVEIEEVGNEGDGIASVDGYRLFVPSTEPGDVVTVRVDDVKPNFGFAQPLERE encoded by the coding sequence ATGACAGGACGCGATCACTACTACAACAAGGCGAAACAGGAAGGCTACCGGAGTCGAGCGGCGTACAAGCTCAAACAGCTCGACGAACTCGAGGGCGTCATCGACCGCGGCGACACCGTCGTCGACCTCGGCGCTGCGCCGGGCGGCTGGCTGCAGGTCGCCGCCGAGACGGTCGGCCCCGAGGGGAAAGTCATCGGCGTCGACCTCCAGCGGATCGACGACCTCGAGGACCACGACAACGTCGAGACGATCCGCGGCGACATGACCGAGGACCGAACGCGGGAGCGGGTCATCGACGCCGCCGGCGGCGAGGTCGACGCGGTCGTGTCGGACATGGCACCCAACATGTCCGGCGAGTATTCGCTCGACCAGGCCCGCTCGCTGCACCTCGCCCGACAGGCGTTCGAGACGGCGCTCGAGCTACTGGACGCCGGCGGGGACTTCGTCGTGAAGGTCTTCGAGGGGCCCGACGTCGACGACTTCCGCGCGGAGGTCGAAGAGGAGTTCCAGTACGTCCGCGCGACGAGCCCGAAAGCCTCCCGCGACGAATCCTCGGAGATCTACTTCATCGGGAAGGGTCGGATCACTGCCCCTGTCCGGCCGGGCGACGAACTCGAGGTCGAGATCGAGGAGGTCGGGAACGAGGGCGACGGGATCGCCTCCGTCGACGGCTACCGGCTGTTCGTCCCGTCGACGGAGCCGGGCGACGTCGTGACGGTGCGAGTAGACGACGTCAAGCCGAACTTCGGGTTCGCACAGCCGCTCGAGCGCGAGTAA
- a CDS encoding DUF7127 family protein — protein MEPPPELEDAAGDRSDVTITDREYDEEYVIAVDFGRETGEVSLDVVDDTAIVVADDDQFEFDVPADASEVTVNDGILTIREEL, from the coding sequence ATGGAACCACCACCCGAACTCGAGGACGCGGCCGGCGACCGCTCGGACGTCACGATCACCGACCGCGAGTACGACGAGGAGTACGTGATCGCCGTCGACTTCGGCCGTGAGACCGGCGAGGTGTCGCTGGACGTCGTCGACGACACGGCGATCGTCGTCGCGGACGACGACCAGTTCGAGTTCGACGTGCCGGCCGACGCGAGCGAGGTGACGGTCAACGACGGGATCCTCACGATCCGCGAGGAGCTGTAG
- a CDS encoding uracil-DNA glycosylase yields the protein MSDSDSSSGTDWEFTDVFADPLESVPDEQFDRERFVPAVGPLSAEVALIGEAPGAQEVQRGEPFAGQAGSQLDRALEAIGYDRRDCYITNLVKVRPPENRDPHVAEIEAWWPVLEAELERVDPAVVVPMGSFATAQLLETDETITDLHGREFEREGRTVVPAFHPAAALYDRSKVDAIESDLETALERA from the coding sequence ATGAGCGACTCCGACTCGTCGTCGGGGACCGACTGGGAGTTCACCGACGTCTTCGCCGACCCCCTCGAGTCGGTCCCGGACGAACAGTTCGACCGGGAGCGGTTCGTCCCCGCTGTCGGCCCGCTCTCGGCCGAGGTCGCCCTGATCGGCGAGGCACCCGGTGCACAGGAGGTACAGCGGGGCGAACCGTTCGCCGGCCAGGCCGGGAGTCAACTGGATCGTGCCCTCGAGGCGATCGGCTACGACCGGCGGGACTGCTACATCACCAACCTCGTCAAGGTGCGGCCACCCGAGAACCGGGACCCGCACGTCGCCGAGATCGAGGCCTGGTGGCCGGTGCTCGAGGCGGAACTCGAGCGCGTCGACCCCGCAGTCGTCGTCCCGATGGGGAGTTTCGCGACGGCGCAACTCCTCGAGACGGACGAGACGATCACCGACCTCCACGGCCGGGAGTTCGAACGCGAGGGGCGGACCGTCGTCCCTGCCTTTCACCCCGCCGCGGCGCTGTACGACCGAAGTAAGGTCGATGCGATCGAGTCGGACCTGGAAACGGCGCTCGAGCGGGCGTAG
- a CDS encoding DNA polymerase sliding clamp yields the protein MFKAIVSAETLTSALDSVSVLVDECKIHLEEDGLEIRAVDPANVGMVDLSLDAAAFESYEADGGLIGVDLSRLEDIAGMAESGQLIQLELDEETRKLQIQIDGLEYTLALIDPDSIRQEPDIPDLDLPAEVVLEGKDVNRSVTAADMVSDHIALGVEEGDEYFYVDAEGDTDDVHLELTGEDLIDLQVGPAHSLFSLDYLKDMNKAIPKDTEVTLHLGEEFPVKIYFGFAEGQGQVTYMLAPRIQSE from the coding sequence ATGTTCAAGGCCATCGTGAGCGCGGAAACGCTCACCAGCGCGCTCGACTCGGTGAGCGTGCTGGTCGACGAGTGTAAAATCCACCTCGAGGAAGACGGGCTCGAAATCCGGGCCGTCGACCCCGCCAACGTCGGGATGGTCGACCTCTCGCTCGACGCGGCCGCGTTCGAATCCTACGAGGCCGACGGCGGGCTGATCGGCGTCGACCTCTCCCGGCTCGAGGACATCGCTGGTATGGCCGAATCCGGCCAGCTCATCCAGCTCGAACTCGACGAGGAGACCCGGAAACTGCAGATCCAGATCGACGGGCTCGAGTACACGCTCGCGCTGATCGACCCCGACTCGATCCGCCAGGAACCCGATATCCCGGATCTGGACCTGCCGGCGGAGGTCGTCCTCGAGGGGAAAGACGTCAACCGCTCGGTGACCGCGGCGGACATGGTCTCCGACCACATCGCGCTGGGTGTCGAGGAAGGCGACGAGTACTTTTACGTCGACGCGGAGGGCGACACCGACGACGTCCACCTCGAACTCACCGGGGAGGACCTGATCGACCTGCAGGTCGGCCCGGCCCACTCGCTGTTCTCGCTGGACTACCTCAAGGACATGAACAAGGCGATCCCGAAAGACACCGAGGTCACGCTGCACCTCGGCGAGGAGTTCCCCGTCAAGATCTACTTCGGGTTCGCCGAAGGCCAGGGGCAGGTCACCTACATGCTCGCGCCGCGGATCCAGAGCGAGTAA
- a CDS encoding HalOD1 output domain-containing protein: MPSSDESTDPAESDASYVTTFDPHAGDGPSERIIDAVAALTNADPLELTPLYEAVDPDALDALFVHSRGRSGLSAASGDPDVDGGIDELWFTYEGFDVGVHSDGEILIQEATQGSSAST, encoded by the coding sequence ATGCCCTCCAGCGACGAATCGACCGATCCCGCCGAGTCGGACGCCAGTTACGTGACGACGTTCGATCCGCACGCCGGCGACGGACCGAGCGAGCGGATTATCGACGCGGTCGCCGCGCTCACGAACGCGGACCCGCTCGAGTTGACCCCCCTGTACGAGGCCGTGGATCCGGACGCACTCGACGCACTGTTCGTCCACAGCCGCGGCCGGAGCGGGCTGTCCGCCGCCAGCGGGGACCCGGATGTCGACGGTGGCATCGACGAACTGTGGTTCACCTACGAAGGGTTCGACGTCGGCGTCCACAGCGACGGCGAGATTCTGATCCAGGAGGCCACACAGGGATCGAGCGCGAGCACCTGA
- a CDS encoding alpha/beta fold hydrolase, with protein MPRATRDGVSIYYERDGAENGDPVVFLQGLGYGRWMWRWQREAVADEYRVIAPDNRGTGRSDAGLPPLVPRLPRLLRAPILSKLAGYSIEGLAADLEAVLDDAGLYDVHLVGASMGGMIAQQYALDYSRTKTLTLCCTSHGGPDAVPVPEETQEHIFDVPDGANERETIRHRMRPAFTERFTNRNPHLMDRIIEWRLEQDADEPAREAQAAAVLGFDVSDRLERLRIPTLVMHGTDDRVLPAANGELLAERLPDARLELVDGGSHCFFIEAAEHVNGVLLEFLEERG; from the coding sequence ATGCCACGGGCGACGCGGGACGGCGTGTCGATCTACTACGAGCGCGACGGAGCGGAGAACGGCGATCCGGTCGTCTTCCTCCAGGGACTGGGGTACGGTCGCTGGATGTGGCGCTGGCAACGCGAGGCAGTCGCCGACGAGTACCGGGTGATCGCTCCGGACAACCGGGGCACTGGGCGCTCGGACGCCGGCCTGCCGCCGCTCGTCCCCCGACTCCCTCGGCTCCTGCGCGCGCCGATCCTCAGCAAACTGGCGGGCTACTCGATCGAGGGGCTGGCGGCCGACCTTGAGGCGGTGCTCGACGACGCCGGCCTCTACGACGTCCACCTCGTCGGAGCGAGCATGGGCGGGATGATCGCCCAGCAGTACGCGCTCGACTACTCGCGGACGAAGACGCTGACGCTGTGCTGTACGAGCCACGGCGGGCCGGACGCGGTCCCCGTTCCGGAGGAAACCCAGGAACACATCTTCGACGTTCCCGACGGGGCGAACGAGCGCGAGACGATCCGCCACCGGATGCGACCCGCCTTCACCGAGCGGTTCACCAACCGGAACCCGCATCTGATGGACCGGATCATCGAGTGGCGACTCGAGCAGGACGCCGACGAGCCGGCCCGCGAGGCCCAGGCCGCGGCCGTCCTGGGGTTCGACGTCAGCGACCGCCTCGAGCGGCTCCGGATCCCGACGCTGGTCATGCACGGCACCGACGATCGGGTCCTCCCGGCCGCGAACGGCGAACTACTGGCTGAGCGGCTTCCGGACGCTCGTCTCGAACTCGTCGATGGCGGGTCACACTGCTTTTTCATCGAAGCAGCCGAGCACGTCAACGGGGTATTGCTCGAGTTCCTCGAGGAACGGGGCTGA
- the priL gene encoding DNA primase regulatory subunit PriL codes for MQALHARYPFLEAARETVATEAVDLATVVERDRAVVERATQRVITALEDGEVGDAHRDTRTELLSYPVARVLVSMVDERVLVRKYARAEAATAYERFTEDMADTTELKSVESTGLDLEELLDEFDLAAAVRETGADGRGKYRIDVGTYLPLAEDLWDDEWRLVNRSLADGEVPLSEEELLTLVREAIRNRIDEGLPFDVPDAIATELEAEADEIRRVLADLDLTREIDTVVPELFPPCMKALLDDVQKGEHLPHHSRFAITSFLTSIGMTTDEIVDLYRVNSSFGEEMTRYQTEHIRGETSPTEYSPPSCATMQSYGDCVNKDDLCERIPHPMAYYEERIDDADDEELEDWRGGDDDSEAEASSEAASAE; via the coding sequence ATGCAGGCACTGCACGCCCGGTACCCGTTCCTCGAGGCCGCCCGCGAGACCGTTGCCACGGAGGCGGTCGACCTCGCCACCGTCGTCGAACGGGACCGGGCGGTCGTCGAGCGCGCCACCCAACGCGTGATTACCGCGCTCGAGGACGGGGAGGTCGGCGACGCCCATCGGGACACCCGCACCGAGTTGCTCTCCTACCCGGTCGCGCGCGTCCTGGTTTCGATGGTCGACGAGCGCGTCCTCGTCCGGAAGTACGCCCGCGCGGAGGCCGCGACGGCCTACGAGCGGTTCACCGAGGACATGGCCGACACGACCGAACTGAAAAGCGTCGAGTCGACCGGCCTCGACCTCGAGGAGTTGCTCGACGAGTTCGACCTCGCGGCGGCGGTCCGCGAGACCGGTGCGGACGGACGCGGCAAGTACCGAATCGACGTCGGGACCTACCTCCCGCTGGCCGAGGACCTCTGGGACGACGAGTGGCGGCTTGTTAACCGGTCGTTGGCGGACGGGGAAGTCCCCCTCTCGGAGGAGGAACTGCTGACGCTCGTCCGCGAGGCGATCCGGAACCGCATCGACGAGGGGCTCCCCTTCGACGTGCCCGACGCGATCGCGACCGAACTCGAGGCCGAGGCCGACGAGATCAGGCGGGTGCTCGCCGATCTCGATCTCACACGCGAGATCGATACCGTCGTCCCCGAACTGTTCCCGCCGTGCATGAAGGCGCTGCTGGACGACGTCCAGAAGGGCGAACACCTGCCCCACCACTCCCGCTTTGCCATCACCTCGTTCCTGACGAGCATCGGCATGACGACCGACGAGATCGTTGATCTCTACCGGGTGAACTCCTCGTTCGGCGAGGAGATGACGCGCTACCAGACCGAACACATCCGCGGGGAAACGTCGCCGACGGAGTACTCGCCGCCCTCCTGTGCGACGATGCAGTCCTACGGGGACTGCGTGAACAAGGACGACCTCTGTGAGCGCATCCCCCACCCGATGGCCTACTACGAGGAGCGAATCGACGACGCCGACGACGAGGAACTCGAGGACTGGCGGGGAGGGGACGACGACTCGGAGGCCGAAGCCAGCAGCGAAGCGGCAAGCGCCGAGTAG
- a CDS encoding DUF7472 family protein, giving the protein MLERERIIEIVLAVSSVLLMLGAMIGIGYTYGGDGGVLSQDGAELLVGAIIGFIVLLTAVGIGLAYILNDPDDGLDDADAQSAV; this is encoded by the coding sequence ATGCTCGAGCGTGAGCGAATTATCGAAATCGTCCTCGCCGTCTCTTCGGTCCTGTTGATGCTGGGGGCCATGATTGGTATCGGCTACACCTACGGCGGTGACGGCGGTGTGCTCTCCCAGGACGGCGCGGAACTGCTCGTCGGCGCGATCATCGGCTTCATCGTTCTGCTGACCGCGGTCGGGATCGGCCTGGCGTACATCCTGAACGACCCCGACGACGGTCTCGACGACGCGGACGCCCAGAGCGCGGTCTGA